Proteins from a genomic interval of Diospyros lotus cultivar Yz01 chromosome 6, ASM1463336v1, whole genome shotgun sequence:
- the LOC127803770 gene encoding serine/threonine-protein kinase BLUS1 isoform X2, which produces MDSEKKFPVNAKDYKLYEEVGEGVSATVYRALCIPLNEIVAIKVLDLEKCNNDLDGIRREVQTMSLIDHPNLLRAHCSFTAGHNLWVVMPYMAGGSCLHIMKSSYSEGFEEPVIATLLREVLKALVYLHSHGHIHRDVKAGNILIDSNGAVKLADFGVSACMFDAGDRQRSRNTFVGTPCWMAPEVMQQLHGYDFKADIWSFGITALELAHGHAPFSKYPPMKVLLMTLQNSPPGLDYERDKRFSKSFKELVAACLVKDPKKRPSSEKLLKHHFFKHARSIDYLTRSILEDLAPLGDRFRMLKAKEADLLLQNKALYGDKEHLSQQEYIRGISAWNFNLEDLKNQAALIQDCDVASNSEGPNMTGKDRDGNDDVGYLTEKLLPNKANQLDSTPQPDDVANNIDHLENSLAAFPIRPLQALKGCFDVCEDDVGTSSPSWKDAIRSDSEQQCQLQSSSKDEDQEVARDDGENMGQNSYLVRTVVQGQKKILSGPLLQDNTNSPKKVGDGDREFVKPRYQPDRNYSGPLSHRPKKDINHLPSDDTSEGAVVQRKGRFKVTSADLSPKAMAS; this is translated from the exons ATGGATTCAGAGAAAAAATTCCCTGTCAATGCCAAGGACTACAAATTATACGAGGAAGTTGGGGAAGGTGTCAGTGCCACTGTTTATCGGGCTCTTTGCATTCCTCTTAACGAGATTGTTGCCATCAAGGTTCTTGATCTGGAAAAGTGTAACAATGACCTG GATGGTATCCGTCGAGAAGTACAAACAATGAGCTTGATTGATCATCCAAATCTATTACGGGCACATTGTTCATTTACCGCAGGTCATAACCTTTGGGTTGTGATGCCATATATGGCTGGTGGGTCATGTCTTCATATTATGAAATCTTCCTATTCAGAAGGTTTTGAAGAACCTGTTATTGCCACATTGTTACGTGAGGTTCTCAAAGCTCTTGTCTATCTTCATTCCCATGGGCATATCCATAGAGATGTCAAG GCTgggaatatattaattgattctAATGGTGCAGTCAAGTTAGCAGACTTTGGGGTATCTGCATGCATGTTTGACGCTGGGGATAGGCAACGCTCAAGAAATACTTTTGTTGGAACTCCATGCTG GATGGCTCCAGAGGTTATGCAGCAGCTTCATGGATATGATTTTAA GGCGGACATCTGGTCATTTGGAATAACAGCGCTTGAACTTGCTCATGGCCATGCTCCATTTTCTAAGTATCCGCCCATGAAG GTTCTGTTAATGACGCTACAAAATTCGCCACCAGGCCTTGACTATGAGAGGGACAAGAGATTTTCAAAG TCTTTCAAAGAGCTGGTAGCTGCTTGCTTGGTGAAGGATCCAAAGAAGCGTCCTTCTTCGGAGAAGCTCTTGAAGCATCATTTCTTTAAACATGCACGGTCAATTGATTATTTGACACGTTCCATTCTTGAAGACTTGGCCCCACTGGGTGATCGTTTTAGGATGCTGAAG gcaAAAGAAGCTGATCTTCTTTTGCAGAACAAAGCTTTATATGGGGACAAGGAGCACTTGTCACAG CAAGAATATATCCGAGGAATCAGTGCTTGGAATTTTAATCTGGAGGATTTGAAGAATCAAGCTGCCCTT ATTCAGGATTGTGATGTTGCCTCAAACTCTGAAGGACCTAATATGACTGGGAAGGATAGGGACGGAAACGATGATGTTGGTTATCTGACAGAGAAGCTTTTACCTAATAAGGCTAATCAGTTGGATTCTACACCCCAACCAGAC gatGTTGCCAATAATATTGATCATTTGGAGAATTCACTTGCGGCTTTTCCTATTCGACCTCTTCAGGCACTCAA AGGTTGTTTTGATGTCTGTGAGGATGACGTGGGGACCAGTAGTCCAAGTTGGAAAGATGCCATTAGATCAGATTCTGAACAGCAGTGTCAATTACAGTCATCGTCAAAAGATGAAGACCAAGAAGTAGCAAGAGATGATGGCGAGAATATGGGACAGAATAGCTATTTGGTACGAACTGTAGTTCAaggtcaaaaaaaaattctcagcGGTCCACTGCTGCAGGATAATACTAATTCTCCCAAAAAAGTTGGTGATGGTGACAG GGAATTTGTAAAACCAAGATATCAACCAGATCGGAATTATAGTGGCCCACTTTCACACCGTCCAAAGAAAGACATTAACCATCTTCCATCTG ATGATACTTCAGAGGGAGCAGTTGTCCAACGTAAGGGACGATTTAAAGTCACTTCAGCAGATCTGAGTCCCAAG GCAATGGCTTCATAA
- the LOC127803770 gene encoding serine/threonine-protein kinase BLUS1 isoform X1, which translates to MDSEKKFPVNAKDYKLYEEVGEGVSATVYRALCIPLNEIVAIKVLDLEKCNNDLDGIRREVQTMSLIDHPNLLRAHCSFTAGHNLWVVMPYMAGGSCLHIMKSSYSEGFEEPVIATLLREVLKALVYLHSHGHIHRDVKAGNILIDSNGAVKLADFGVSACMFDAGDRQRSRNTFVGTPCWMAPEVMQQLHGYDFKADIWSFGITALELAHGHAPFSKYPPMKVLLMTLQNSPPGLDYERDKRFSKSFKELVAACLVKDPKKRPSSEKLLKHHFFKHARSIDYLTRSILEDLAPLGDRFRMLKAKEADLLLQNKALYGDKEHLSQQEYIRGISAWNFNLEDLKNQAALIQDCDVASNSEGPNMTGKDRDGNDDVGYLTEKLLPNKANQLDSTPQPDDVANNIDHLENSLAAFPIRPLQALKGCFDVCEDDVGTSSPSWKDAIRSDSEQQCQLQSSSKDEDQEVARDDGENMGQNSYLVRTVVQGQKKILSGPLLQDNTNSPKKVGDGDREFVKPRYQPDRNYSGPLSHRPKKDINHLPSDDTSEGAVVQRKGRFKVTSADLSPKGPANCCSSAVSGSSSILTIPTLPAASVLPSLQSILQQNSMQREEILKLIKYVEQTSGNSMEYSEMPLASIRERELQSQVIQLQQSIGSLVEELQRQKMKNAQLEKKLNALVKKEEKIRE; encoded by the exons ATGGATTCAGAGAAAAAATTCCCTGTCAATGCCAAGGACTACAAATTATACGAGGAAGTTGGGGAAGGTGTCAGTGCCACTGTTTATCGGGCTCTTTGCATTCCTCTTAACGAGATTGTTGCCATCAAGGTTCTTGATCTGGAAAAGTGTAACAATGACCTG GATGGTATCCGTCGAGAAGTACAAACAATGAGCTTGATTGATCATCCAAATCTATTACGGGCACATTGTTCATTTACCGCAGGTCATAACCTTTGGGTTGTGATGCCATATATGGCTGGTGGGTCATGTCTTCATATTATGAAATCTTCCTATTCAGAAGGTTTTGAAGAACCTGTTATTGCCACATTGTTACGTGAGGTTCTCAAAGCTCTTGTCTATCTTCATTCCCATGGGCATATCCATAGAGATGTCAAG GCTgggaatatattaattgattctAATGGTGCAGTCAAGTTAGCAGACTTTGGGGTATCTGCATGCATGTTTGACGCTGGGGATAGGCAACGCTCAAGAAATACTTTTGTTGGAACTCCATGCTG GATGGCTCCAGAGGTTATGCAGCAGCTTCATGGATATGATTTTAA GGCGGACATCTGGTCATTTGGAATAACAGCGCTTGAACTTGCTCATGGCCATGCTCCATTTTCTAAGTATCCGCCCATGAAG GTTCTGTTAATGACGCTACAAAATTCGCCACCAGGCCTTGACTATGAGAGGGACAAGAGATTTTCAAAG TCTTTCAAAGAGCTGGTAGCTGCTTGCTTGGTGAAGGATCCAAAGAAGCGTCCTTCTTCGGAGAAGCTCTTGAAGCATCATTTCTTTAAACATGCACGGTCAATTGATTATTTGACACGTTCCATTCTTGAAGACTTGGCCCCACTGGGTGATCGTTTTAGGATGCTGAAG gcaAAAGAAGCTGATCTTCTTTTGCAGAACAAAGCTTTATATGGGGACAAGGAGCACTTGTCACAG CAAGAATATATCCGAGGAATCAGTGCTTGGAATTTTAATCTGGAGGATTTGAAGAATCAAGCTGCCCTT ATTCAGGATTGTGATGTTGCCTCAAACTCTGAAGGACCTAATATGACTGGGAAGGATAGGGACGGAAACGATGATGTTGGTTATCTGACAGAGAAGCTTTTACCTAATAAGGCTAATCAGTTGGATTCTACACCCCAACCAGAC gatGTTGCCAATAATATTGATCATTTGGAGAATTCACTTGCGGCTTTTCCTATTCGACCTCTTCAGGCACTCAA AGGTTGTTTTGATGTCTGTGAGGATGACGTGGGGACCAGTAGTCCAAGTTGGAAAGATGCCATTAGATCAGATTCTGAACAGCAGTGTCAATTACAGTCATCGTCAAAAGATGAAGACCAAGAAGTAGCAAGAGATGATGGCGAGAATATGGGACAGAATAGCTATTTGGTACGAACTGTAGTTCAaggtcaaaaaaaaattctcagcGGTCCACTGCTGCAGGATAATACTAATTCTCCCAAAAAAGTTGGTGATGGTGACAG GGAATTTGTAAAACCAAGATATCAACCAGATCGGAATTATAGTGGCCCACTTTCACACCGTCCAAAGAAAGACATTAACCATCTTCCATCTG ATGATACTTCAGAGGGAGCAGTTGTCCAACGTAAGGGACGATTTAAAGTCACTTCAGCAGATCTGAGTCCCAAG GGTCCTGCAAACTGCTGCTCCAGTGCGGTTTCTGGAAGTTCATCCATTCTGACAATTCCTACTCTTCCAGCTGCTTCAGTTCTTCCATCATTACAATCCATTTTGCAGCAGAACTCTATGCAAAGA GAAGAAATACTTAAACTGATCAAATATGTGGAGCAAACTTCTG GAAATTCCATGGAGTATTCTGAG ATGCCACTTGCTTCTATTAGGGAGAGAGAGCTGCAGTCTCAGGTGATCCAGCTGCAGCAAAG CATTGGGAGTCTTGTTGAAGAATTGCAAAGGCAAAAGATGAAAAATGCTCAG ttggaaaagaaattgaatgcTTTGGtgaagaaagaggaaaagatACGGGAATAA